Proteins from one Primulina huaijiensis isolate GDHJ02 chromosome 18, ASM1229523v2, whole genome shotgun sequence genomic window:
- the LOC140964786 gene encoding uncharacterized protein gives MSAEISSRCINFHVNGCSNLHLPCIRPAYYLSRADCKVDRSQRFLKSNSKYGISTAFTISRNFLPRASSSSPDPSTAPWKKWLLGVLFTVILPAAGHKGGLFVVLKAKMDKAIETVEVVTDVVEEIAEETDKIVEEVESKLPGDSKLKKTLDNLDNLTKKAVNEAKQAEDIVHKVREVEQDIEEEWLKASKDEIKK, from the exons ATGAGTGCCGAAATCTCAAGCCGATGTATCAACTTCCATGTTAACGGTTGCAGCAATCTCCATCTTCCGTGTATTCGGCCGGCATACTACCTCTCTCGAGCAGATTGTAAGGTCGATCGATCTCAGAGGTTCTTGAAATCCAACTCCAAATACGGGATCTCTAC GGCTTTCACTATTTCAAGGAACTTTCTACCCAGGGCATCATCATCTTCTCCAGATCCTTCTACCGCACCATG GAAAAAATGGTTGTTAGGCGTACTATTTACAGTGATTCTACCTGCAGCTGGTCACAAAGGAGGACTCTTTGTAGTGCTTAAAG CTAAGATGGACAAAGCTATAGAAACAGTGGAGGTTGTGACGGACGTGGTGGAAGAGATAGCGGAGGAAACGGACAAGATCGTGGAGGAGGTTGAGTCGAAGCTCCCCGGAGATTCGAAGCTTAAGAAAACACTGGATAATTTAGATAATCTTACTAAAAAGGCAGTCAATGAAGCCAAACAAGCTGAAGATATCGTCCACAAG GTAAGAGAAGTGGAGCAAGACATAGAAGAGGAATGGTTGAAAGCCAGTAAAGATGAAATCAAAAAGTAG